Below is a window of Cytophaga hutchinsonii ATCC 33406 DNA.
GAATCGAAACTGGCAACACAACTCTCTGTAATCGAAAAAAATAAAGCCGCATTAAAAACAGCTGAAACAAATCTGAGCAATGCTAAAACAAATATCAGCCGTTCTAAAAATTTATTCGAATCAAACGCCATTACGAAAAAGCAATGGGAAGATGAACAGCTGAATTTTGAAACAAAGAACTTACAGGCTGCATCTGCACAGGCTGACCTGCAGCAGGCACAAAAACGTCTGGCTGAATTAAAATCTGATGTAGAATATTACCAGACAATTTTAAGTAAAAAAACTATTAAAGCGCCGTTAAACGGCACCATCCTTTCTGTAGATACAAAGCTAGGTTCCAATGTAGCAACCTCTACAGCATTATCTGATTTTGCTCCGGACGGCCCTGTTATGGCGATCACAGAAATTGATGAACTGTTTGCAGATAAAATCAAAGTGGGCCAACCGGCGTATGTCAGAGCACAAGGCGACTCTATTGTCCTTGCCAGGGGAAAAGTAATTCTAGCGGCTCCTTACTTAAGAAAAAAATCCTTGTTCTCGGATAAAGCCGATAACCTGGAAGACAGACGTGTGCGCGAAGTACGTGTACAGCTTGACAGCACAGAAACATTGCTGATCGGCAGCCGTGTGGAATGTATCATTGAATTAAAATAACAACCATGTTTTTTACAGCATTAAAATTTATCTGGTTCGACAAACCCAAGTCTATTGGTGCATTGGCCGGTGTAATTATCTCGGTGTTCTTAATCGGGCAGCAGTGCGGGATATTTATTTTCCTTACCAATGCCATGTCAAGCCTGGTTAAAAACAACAGTGCCTACATCTGGGTAACAGATGCTAAAACAACCAATGTAAATGCATTGTCTGCCATTGACATCCGGATCGGAAAAGAAATAGCAAGTGTACCTGGTGTAAAAAAAGTATCTCCGATTGTTATTGCCGGAGGCTCTGCAAAATTTGAAAACGGACAATCCAGCGGCATTACGTTGATCGGTTCTGAAGCACCTTATTTTAAAGGTGGCCCATGGAACCTATACAAAGGAAGCAACGAGATAATGCTGCAGGATGGTGCAATCATTGTTGACTACTTTGACAAAAAAGCATTGGGAGAGGCAAACCTTGGTGATTATTTTGAGATCAACGGAAACAAAGTATACATCGCCGGACAAACAAAAGGCGTCCGTGGATTTGGCGGACCGGCCTATTCGTTCACAACCATTGAGCGTGCACGTGCTCTTACAAAATTTTCCAAAACAAAAGTAAGCGCTTTCCTGGTTGAGTGGGACGACAACGTTACAAAGGATTTTGTGATCCGCAACATTGAACGTAATGTGCGTGGCATCAAAGCCTGGGACAGCGAAAACTTTGCCAATCAAACCATTCTTACCGTTTTAAAATCAAGCGGGATTGCGCTTTCCTTCGGCACGCTCATCATCTTTGCATTGATCACGGGATTTGTAATCATTGGCCTTACGCTGTATTCTTCCGCCATTGACCGGATCAAAGATTACGGAACGTTAAAAGCCATTGGTGCTACAAATGGTTACATCAGAAGGCTGATTATGACACAGGCAGCAATCATTGCGGTAATCGGTTTCATTATCGGTTACGGTTTGGTAACTGCATTTAAAAATGGCATTGCCAATGCAGGTACCATCTTTGATTATCCGTTCTGGCTTAAAGCAACTTTCCTTGGTATTACATTATTCATTGCACTTGGAGGCAGCCTATTTGCCATCAGACGCATTACAAAATTAGAACCTGCACAAGTATTCAGAGGGTAACCGTTATGAAAAATACAGTACGCTATTTATTTATATGTTTATGCGCAGCGTTGCAGCTTTCAGCTGCCGCACAGACAGATTCAAGCATGCAGCTTAGCTTAAAGAAAGCGATAGAGATTGGCTTGAATCAACGTTTCGATATTAAAAATCAGGAGCTGGCCATTCAGATCAGTGAAAGCAACCGGCTAAAAACACAAAGTAAAAACCTTCCGCAGGTGAACGCGAGTATTGATTTCAGATACAATGCCGTATTGGCGACAAGCCTGCTGCCGCCGGGTGCTATCAACAACAGCACTGAATATACCCCGATCAAATTTGGCACGCCTTACAATACGCTTACGTCTATTACCGCCACACAAAACCTGTTTAATGCAGGCGTATCCGGCGATAAACTTGTAAACGATGCACAAAAAGAATACGATCAGGTAAGTCTTGAAAAATATAAAACAGATGCCAAATCTGCTATCACACAAGCATACTATCAGGTACTGTTGAATCAGGAACAGATTAAACTTACTACAGAAAACGTAGCCAATGCAGAAACGATTGTTAAAAAAGGTGAAAGCGAATATTCAAACGGTACGTTGTTGAAAACAGATCTTTCCCGTTATCAACTGGACTTATCTAATGCAAAAAATCAATTGCAGACAGCAACAACCAATTATGAAAACAGCCTCTTGTTACTTAAGACACAACTGATCTTACCGATAGAAACACCCGTTCAGTTAACAGACAACCTGGAAGGTTTGATTACCAATTCAGACCAACTGGCAAACAACAATGTAACTATTGAACAGCGCTACGAGTACAGAATAGAATCAAGCATGATGCGATTAAACGATATTCAGGCAAAAAGATACAACCGTTCGTATTTACCTTCTGCCTATTTATATGGAAATGCTTCGTTACAGAATCAGAATTCAAAAGTAACATTATTTAACACCGATACCTGGTACCCCTATGTATATGTAGGTATTCATGCGGATATTCCAATCTTTGACGGTATGGAAAAAAGCAGAAACATTGCTGGGTATCGTTTACGCTCGATTCAAAATAAAAACAATCTGGAAAAGCTTTCTTACGAAATTCAAACAGAAGCCATAAACACACGTAATCTGTTGAATACAGCTTACAGCCAATACCAAACATCAAAAGAAAATTATGCACTGGCACAAACCATTATGAAAGTTGATCAGGACCGCTATAAAGAAGGGACACTAACCGCGGCTGCGTTAAAAAATACCGAATACTCGTTACAGAATGCACAGAACAATTATTTAACCAGCATTTATAATGTGCTGATCGCACAGGTGAATTATAAAAAAGCAATGGGAGAACTGTAAGCCGAAGGCGAAAAGCTTAAGGCGGAAGGCTTAAAGCTAAATAAATAGTAAAGTATTGCTAGTAAAGCTAAAAGCGCATTACATAGAAATTATTTCTACGTAATGCGCTTTTAGCTTTAGGCTTTTAGCATTCAGCCTAAAGCTTTAATACCGCATACTCAGCACCGTTATGCCTGCGCCGCCGCTATCAATGTGTTCATCGTTCATTGCAACGATCTGCTTATATTGTTTTAAATGTTCGCGCAGCATTTTGCGTAGTATACCATCTCCTTTTCCGTGCAGAATCCGTGCTTCTTCAATACCCAGAATAAATGCATCGTTAATCCAGCGGTCTGTAAATGCAATGGCTTCTTCGGTCCGCTTGCCGCGCAAATCCAGCTGCATTGAAAATATCTGATGCTTCTGTACCAGATCAACACCACCCGCTTTTGGTCTGCGTTCATCTGTTTTAGCTTTCAACTCTTTTGCAGAAGCACTGCTTAGTTCTGAAAAATGAACCGTAGCTTTCAGATCACCGATAAATAATTCTGCCAGCTTACCTTTCACGGCTTCTATTTTACCTACCGCGCCATTGCTGCGTATACGCACAATATCACCTGTTTTCCAATCGTATCGGATCGATTCATTATCAGCAATGTTTATTTCAGGTTCCAGTTCTTTTTCCAATGCCTTTCCTACTTCACGTATTTCCTGACGATGCTTTTGTGCACCGTGTTTATCTTTTGCATTTGAAATGGAACGGATCAGCTCTTCTGCTTTTCCGTCTGCTTTCTGAACAATGCGATATGCTTCTTCCTTCGCTTCAAGCAACAGACGTCTGCGCTTATCCTGTAACTCCGCTAGCTTTTCTTCAAACTCCTTTGAAAGTTTTTCATGTTTTACTTTCAGTTCCCTGCCTGATAAAATCTCTTGTTGAAGCGTTGTACGCTCACGTTCAATGTCTCTTAATAAGGTTGAAAGATCAACCTGTTCCTGATCCAGTTTTGTACGTGCCTGTTCAATAAGTGATTTGGCCAAACCGGATTTCTCTGCAATCTCCAGTGTGAAGGAGCTCCCCGGTACGCCGATATCCAGTATGTATAACGGAATTAATTTGTCTGTATCAAAACGCATGGAACCATTTATCAACCCTTCTGTTTTAGATGCCAATGCTTTTAAGCCTGCATAGTGCGTGGTAATGATACCCATCGACTTGCGCTCGTTCAGTTTCTCAAGTGCAGCTTCAGCAATCGCAGAACCATACATCGGATCTGTACCGCTGCCGAATTCATCGATCAGTAATAAAGTTTTAGCATCTGCATGTTCTAAGAAAAACGTCAGGTTCTTAATGTGCGAACTATAGGTACTCAGATCATTATCCAGCGATTGTGAATCACCGATATCAATAAAGAAATTTTCAAACACGCCGGATACACTGCCCTCCTCTACGGGAATGAGCAGGCCGCATTGCAGCATGTACTGCAGCAAGCCCAGTGTTTTCATACAAACAGACTTACCACCTGCATTCGGACCTGAAAGAAGTAAGATGCGGTTTTGTTCGTCTACCTGAATAGACAACGGCATAACTTCTTTTTTTATCTTTTTATTTTTGAGCCACAATAACGGGTGGCGTGCATTGCGCCATTTAATGAGCGGCCGTTTCTGCAGACCAGGCATCACGCCGTTTACTGAACACGCAAACGTTGCTTTTGCACGGATAAAATCAAACCAGCCGACCAATTGATTTGCTTCAAGCATCACCTCTGCAAACGGACGGATATAATCCGTAAGCTGCATGAGTATGCGCACGATCTCTTTACGTTCACGGATCTCCAGTTCGCGTACGCTGTTGTTGTACGGCAATAAAGATATAGGTTCCATAAAAACCGTTTGTCCCGTACCAGACTCATCGTGAATGATCCCCTGTACTTTACGTTTATATTCTGCCAGTACAGGTAATACCAAACGGCCTGAACGGATTGTTGCTTCGGTATCTTCAACGGTATAGCCTTCTTTTTTAAACACACGCAGCAATCGGTCTACCTCTTTGCGCAGCTTAATTTGTTCTTCCCGGTATTCCTCGCGGATCATGCGTAATTCATCGGAAGCCGTATCACGGATTACACCATGATCATCGATCACGCGGTTGATGGCTTTGAATAACGACGAATCAATTTTAACGGCATTGGCACGTTCCTGCAAACGTACATAAATATCTGTTTCTGTACGTTTGAAAAAAGACTGGCAGGCAATCAATGTTGTTAAAAACAATTTGCATTGTAATAATTCTTCAATCTCCAGGTAATTTCCCTGCACCTGAATTTTATTAGCCAGCAGCGTTATATCAACAAAATCACGATCGGGAAATAACATTCCCGATTCAATAATTTTTTTAAACTCGTCTGTCTCCTGTAATTCTTTTTCGATTGTTGCAATATCATACGAAGGTGTTAACTCTTCCAGCATATTCATCGCGGCCAATCCTTTGCATGTTGTTTTAAGCAATTCACGGATTTGGTCAAATCCTATTTTACTTTCCAGATCAGATGGATATATCATTCAGTTCTACTTAATAATGATCACGTAACATTTCTTTCAAAACCAGAACGGTTGCATTAGCTGTTTCCAGGCAGGGGCTACGGTCTTTTGAAAGGAATACAAAATTACAATAAAGTCTGCTCGAACCCACCATTCATAGCTTGAAAACCGATATTTTTTGTATCTTTTCATTGTTTTTGCATTATACTATTGACCTTGGAATCTAAATACCATAAAAAACCTGAAGAAATTGAGGAAGAACAGCTTTGGATTGAAAAAGCCAAGCAAAATCCTCAGCACTTTGCTGTCCTGTATGAGAAATATTATAAAACAATATTCCTGTACCTGTTCAGAAAAGTGAATGATATGGATGTTGCAGGAGATCTCTGCTCAGACGTATTTTCCAAAGCCTTATCCGCTATCCAATCCTACGAATATAAAGGCGTGCCGTATTCAGCCTGGCTCTACCGAATAGCAGCCAATGAAGCAAACATGTATTTCAGGAAACACAATAAAAGAGAAATGATCTGCATCGACGATACCAGCATTCATCTGCTGAACGAAGATCTGCAGGAGTCAAATGAGGAAAATATCTATCTCACCTTTCTGCCCTTATGCCTGGAAAGGCTCAAACCCGATGAAGTAATATTAGTACAATGGCGTTTCTTTGAAAACAAAGCATTTAAAGAGGTCGGTGAAATTATGAATATGACCGAAAACAATGCTAAAGTAAAAACGTACCGCATTCTGGAAAAAATCAGGAAATGGATGCTTGAAATGAAAGGAAAAAGTAATGAGTAAATACGATATACATAAGAACAAAGAATTACCAAGCGACGAAGAGATCAATAAATACAAAAACTTCGACAAGGTAGTTAAAAAGGCGGCGATGCTTGATTACAAGCAGGCGACAAAACCGATCTATAAAAATGCAAAAGTATTAAGTGCCGTTGCGGTTATTATTGCTGTTGGCCTGATCATTCTGTTTGAAACAACAGAACAGGATGAAGCAGCTGAAAAAGTGATCGAACAGAAAGATAGTATAAAATCAAATTCTCCTGTACAGCAAACAGATTCTGTTAAACCCGCTAAACCAACGTCAGTAATAACGCCGGCTGGAGCTGCAACCCGTTCTCAAAGTAACATTTCAGCAACAACCGAACAGCAGACAAATACCAGCCAACAGGCAAATACTGCCGTAGAAAATACAGTCATCACGAATGAAAACGCATTGGCTGCTTTCCCGGGCGGAGACGATGCCTTAAAAAATTTCTTACTGAAAAATATCAAGTATCCGTACAATGCAGTGGAATCACCTTACACAGGAAAAATTGAAGTAGATCTTCTGATTGAAAAATCAGGAAAAATCGGAAACATAACCATCTATCACAGCCCCAATCCGGCGATCAGTACGGAAATAAAACGTGTAATCGGTAACATGCCTGAATGGAAACCTTGTGTAAAACATGGACAAACAGTTCCTTCAACAGTTACTGTGTATTTTCCTTTTACGTATGTTGGGGAATAACGAACCAGCAACGATTAGAAAACATAGCAGCATCAATCTTATGAAAAACATATTTATATATTGTTTTGATAAATGGTGGCGGCCGTTGTTATTTTTCATTTTGATTGCAGGACTTTTGATCCTTAACAGTGAATTAAATATCCGATTTATTAAAAAACCATTACTTTACCTTTCTAACGTTTCTGTTATTGTCATATTCATATCGATCTGTTATCAATTATATAAAAGACAATTCTGGAAAGGTATATATACATTTTTGGTTTTGTTATCTGCAGGTATTATTTCTATGATGACATCAATGGTTGATGGTGATCATTGGGCCGATGATCTGATAATTCCGTCAGACATCCAGATTGAAAATCCTATTAATGTATATTCCGGTTCAGATAGTATTTTAACTGGTAAAAAAGCGCAAACAGATCTTATTCTTTACAATTCCGGACAGCCAGGTATGTATCAATATATTTTCCGCACAGCTAAGATTGAAAGCGGTACTATTTATTTAAAGGCATTCGAAATTACTCAGGATGAAGAACTTTCAACAGAATATTTAGAAGAAAATACATTGACCCGGGTAAATAATCCATCTGACAGTATTGTGCATTATAGTTCTCCGAATATATTTACTATTTATGAAGGTGATTGGGGAAAATATTATGCCGCAAGATTTGAAGTATGGCTGAGGCCTTCTTCAGGAGAAAATGAAAGAAAAATATTCAATAAGAATTTTAAGATAGAAGGATGGATGCATTGATACATTCAACTGCCTGCACGTTTCAATGCAGCAAGTCATTATTTACTAACCCCGGTAACGTCTGGCTACAGCTGCCCCTTAGCTTCTTTAGCCGCAATGCTGTCGATCACCACTTCATAAATGTGATTGAATAATGCCGCATGTTTGCTGTAGTAATCATAGCTTGATTTAAATTGTTCTTCCGTAATCTGGTGTTCTTTAAAAATCTCTTTTTTATAACCTGCATACAAGGTTAAAGATGAATCACGATTATAGTTTTTTAAAGACAACGCCGATTCTGTAATATGTATATCAACCAGAATAGTGGTCATTTGTTCTTCCGTTAGCAAATCCGCAGGTTTTTCATCCAAAGAAGATTTCTGCCCGCAGGAAAACAGTGCACAGATACAAGCAAGTGTTATTAGTTTAAAGTAGTTCAAAGCGATAGATTATTTCTCGAAAATTAGTTTTTTTATTGTATTTTTAAAATTGTTCCTATGAAACAATCTTTAAAAGATATCATCCGTAAGTTACGCAAATATGAGGTACGAATCCGAAAAGCGGTTCATTCTCATATGCACGGTAACTATCATTCTATTTTTAAGGGTTCGGGCATTGAATTTTCAGATCTGCGTGAATATCAGTACGGAGACGATATCCGGACAATTGACTGGAATGTAACGGCAAAAGGACACGGTCCTTATGTACGTCTTTTTCAAGAAGATAAAGAGCAGCACATCATTTTTCTGGTAGATGTAAGCGCTTCCCTGCATATTGGAAAAAACGATCAGACAAAACTGGATATCATTAAAGAAATAACCGGGGTTTTGATGCTTTCGGCTGTAAAAGAAGGCTCTGAAATAGGCTTGGTGTGTTATTCAGATAAAAAAGAATTGTATGTAGCTCCCGACAAAGGAATCAAACATGCCTATTATCTGATCAATAAACTTTTCAGTCTCGATGCCGAATCCAGTCTCACAGATCTGAATAAGGCAACACAATACACCTTATCCATCCTGAAACGTAAGAGCATTGTTATTGTATTATCTGATTTTATTGATGACCAGTACGATAAAAACCTGATCAGTTTAAGTAAAAAACACGATCTTGTTTTAATTCAGATTCAGGATACCAGAGAAATGTTTTTACCATCTATGGGAATTATTCCGTTGATTGATACAGAAACAAAAAAAACAATCTGGGTAAATTCATCTTCTAAATCGTTTCGTGTAAACATGGAAAAACGCCAGCGGAACATTCAGGAAAAACTGGAAAACTTCAGTAAATCTCATGAGTCTAATTATACGTGTATAAAGACACATGAAGATTATATTATCAAGTTGGTAGAACTTTTCAGAGTACGAAATTTCCATAAGAAAAGTGCGTAACTTCTTACTCATAGTATTTCTTTTATGCGCAGCTGTTACCGTTGCACAGCCTGATACCGGCAGTAAGATTTCTGCCGTGTTTGAAAAAGATAGTTTTCAGATTGGGGAACATATTCAATACATGCTTTCTGTAAAATACCCGAAAGACCAGATTGCGCTTGTGCCGGATTCAGGGTTCAATTATTATCCGTTTGAATACATCAATAAAAAATACATTCCAACCCGCACCGATTCTTTATTTGCTTACGACAGTATTGTATATATTTTAGCCAGTTATGAAGTTATTCCGACACAATATTTACTTGTGCCGGTAAAATTTATTGTTGAGACAGATACGGTACAGCAGTTTACATCAATAGACAGCATCTTTCTGCAGCGTCTGGTAAAGATCAATTCTGAAAAAGATGTGATTGCAGATGCACGGTTACAGGATACGCCTGAAGCATTCAACTATCCATACATAATAGCCGTATGGGCTTCTGCCTTATTGATTGTATTTTTTTTATACAAACTCTTTGGCCGGTTTATATTAATACGCTACCGCTTATTTATTTTAAAAAGAACACATAACCGCTTCATCAAAGAGTATGATCTGTTAGCTGCACAATTTGAACAGAGCACTGACCTGCGGATCATTGAACAAACACTTGCTATCTGGAAAAACTATCTGACACGTTTAGAAAACAAACCCATCAATACCTACACAACAACAGAATTGATTCTTTTATATGATCAGGAAGAATTAGAATCTACGTTGCAGTCATTAGACCGCAATGTATACGGCGGTCTTGTTTCCAAAGATACAAAGGATGCATTGCAAACCATTAAACGATTTACGAACAGAAGATTTCAACTTCGAAGACGCGATATAACAGGTGGATAATTTTCAATACGATATTTCGCAGTGGTATTTGTTAAACTATTGGCTCCAGCCAGCGGTACTGAAAAGTTATATCTGGGAAAATCCATCCTATTTGTATGGCATCGCCGCTACTCCTCTATTGCTCGTGCTTCGCTGGGGATTTTATTACCGGTTCAGAAAAAAATATAAAGTTGCGTTAAATAAAAGGGATACAAAATCACTGAATCTGATTCAGATCCTGCGTTTTATACCGCTCACGTTACTGCTGCTTTCACTCTCTTTTATCTTAATAGGTTTAGCACGCCCCCAGAAGAGCAACGAAACCAATACGCAGTATACAGAAGGTATTAATATGATCTTTGCCATAGACGTTTCTGAGTCTATGAAAATTACCGATATACATCCCAGCAGATTTGATGCAGCAAAACAGATTTGTACAGATATTATAAATAAACGTTCGAATGACCGCATTGGCATTGTAATTTTTTCAGGTGAAGCCGTTACGTTATCTCCGCTGACCAATGATTATGTGTTGCTGAAAAATCAATTAAATGATTTAAAACAAAATAAGGATCTGCAATCAGGAACAGCTATCGGCACTGCATTAGGAACTGCAATCAACCGGCTGAAAAATGCTGAAACCAAAGAGCGCATCATTGTGCTGATCAGTGATGGCGAAAACACTTCCGGATTGATGGACCCGATAACTGCAGCAGATCTGTGTCTGGAATACAATATTAAAATATATTGCATTGGGCTGGGTAAAGACGGAACGCATCAGTTTAAAGATGATAACGGGACCATTCAGTACGTTGAAAGCAAACTGGATGAAAACACATTAAAAAATATTTCCGCTACAACAAAGGGGAAATTTTACAGGGCTTATGATAAAAAAAGTCTGGATGATGTTATTGCCAATATTGATCAGTTAGAGAAAGGTAAAATTGTTCAATTGCAATTTACCGACATCAAAGATTTTTATTCTATTTACATTACCTGGGCGGTGATTTTCTTTTTATTATGGACACTTACCCGTATTTCCTTTTTAAATAATTTTTTAGAAGATTAGTTCCTATGCCTGACGCGATTGATGCAAAAGAATCCGATTACCTGTACACAAAGGAATCTCAGCTGCCCGATGCGGGAAAAGGCTTGTATACTTCTATCGATATTTTTAAGGATGAAGTAATTTCAATTTTTAAAGGCGAAGTGTTAACCGATAAAGAAGCTGCACGCCGTGCGAAAGCCCATGAAGATGGTTATTTCATCAACATGCTGGATGGTTCTATCTTAGATTCCAAAAACGTTTTTTGTTTTGCCCGGTATGCAAACGATTCGCAGGGACTTAAAAAAACGTCCTTTTCATATAATGCTGAAATTCATCTGGACGATGAGGAACGCGTTTGTCTGGTTGCACTCAAAAAGATCAAATCGGGAGAAGAGATTTTCTGCAGCTACGGTAAAAAATACTGGCAAAAATTTAAAAAGAATCTGACTGTATAAAGCTTTACAGTACTTTATTCAAGGTATTATTGATTTTCTTTTCATGTTCATCCATAACGTCTATGTTTCCACAGAATTCTTCCCCAAAATAAGTTAGTTTGTCTATTTGTATCAACAAATTGGGTTTGAATGATTAAATTTATTCTATGATGATTCATTAGCCGGGTGCTGCCCGGCTAATGAATCTGTAACAACATTACTTCTATGAAAATAAAATTTATCGTTTATACACTTGTTATACTCTCTATTGGTTCACTGATATTTTACCGCATCAGACAAAACAAAGAATCTGAATCAGCGAATAAACCGGATGCTTCAAAAAACAAAACCGTCCAGGTTGATGGAATCATTTTAAAACCACAATCTTTTTCTGATAACCTCATGGTTTCAGGTTCTATTGAAGCAAATGAACAGGTACAGATAAGAAGTCAGGTTACAGGTGTAATTACACACATCTATTTTCAGGAAGGCAACAAAGTTTCTAAGGGACAAGCGCTGGTAAAGATAGATGATGCAGAGCTGCAGGCGCAGCTTTCAGAATTGTTAACCCGCGAAGATCTGGCAGCAGAAAATGAAAAGCGTGCAAAGTTATTATTGCAGAAAGAAGGTATCAGTAAAGAAGAATACGACATCAGTTTATCTGCGCTGAAGTCTTTACAGGCACAGGAAAATATTATCCGGACACAAATTTCAAAAACCATTATTAAAGCGCCTTTCAACGGTACCATTGGCTTACGGAATGTTTCTATAGGCGAATTCCTTTCAACCAGCCTGATCATAGCCAATCTGGTAAATACCAATCCGGTGAAAATTACCTTTGCCGTTCCGGAAAAATATTCTTCCAATATGAAAATCAATACAAAAGTTGAATTCACTTTTGCCGGCTCTTCTAAAACATATGCTGCTACCGTATATGCGATCGAACCACAGATTGACGCGGCCACACGTACGCTTCAGCTTCGTGCCCGCGCTTCTAACGAAGACGGAGCATTGCTCCCTGGGTCCTTTGCCAACGTTAAACTACCGTTAACAATCATACCGGATGCACTTCTTGTACCTACTGAATCTGTTATTCCGATTCAGGATGGTAAAAAAGTTTTCATAGTTGAAAACGGGCAAGCAAAAGAAGTTAAAATTGAAACATCTTCCAGAACAGATAAAGACCTGCTGGTTTTGTCCGGGCTAAAAGCGGGCGATACCGTTCTTACTACCGGAGTAATGTCAATGAAAGCCGGAATGTCCGTTCAGGTAAAACTTACAAACGCTGATACCAAATAATCATGAGCATCTCAAGTCTAAGTATTAAGCGCCCTGTATTTACAATCGTAATCAATCTGTTGCTGATTGTTTTTGGAATCATTGGTTATACGTTTTTAGGTATCCGGGAATATCCATCCATTGACCCTGCAACTATTTCTGTGCGTACCAACTATTCCGGCGCCAATGCCGATATCATTGAATCGCAGATTACAGAACCGCTGGAGAAAGCCATCAATGCCATTGACGGTATCAAAAGTATAAACTCTACCAGTAATCAGGGAAGCAGTAACATTACGATTGAATTTAACCTGGATAAAAATTTAGAGGAAGCCGCCAACGATGTGCGGGATAAGGTTTCTCAGGCAACACGAAGCCTGCCGCTGGATATTGATGCACCGCCTGTAGTATCAAAAGCCGATGCTGATTCAGAGCCCATTGTAATCCTTACGGTACGAAGCAATTCACGTG
It encodes the following:
- a CDS encoding HlyD family secretion protein codes for the protein MIHKITVVGLALTVFACGADKKEAAQLNKIDSITIKEVTGIANVEPLQRILTLTPETNGIIKKINIEINQKVQKGDILFVLDNETELAQLHQSESKLATQLSVIEKNKAALKTAETNLSNAKTNISRSKNLFESNAITKKQWEDEQLNFETKNLQAASAQADLQQAQKRLAELKSDVEYYQTILSKKTIKAPLNGTILSVDTKLGSNVATSTALSDFAPDGPVMAITEIDELFADKIKVGQPAYVRAQGDSIVLARGKVILAAPYLRKKSLFSDKADNLEDRRVREVRVQLDSTETLLIGSRVECIIELK
- a CDS encoding ABC transporter permease, whose amino-acid sequence is MFFTALKFIWFDKPKSIGALAGVIISVFLIGQQCGIFIFLTNAMSSLVKNNSAYIWVTDAKTTNVNALSAIDIRIGKEIASVPGVKKVSPIVIAGGSAKFENGQSSGITLIGSEAPYFKGGPWNLYKGSNEIMLQDGAIIVDYFDKKALGEANLGDYFEINGNKVYIAGQTKGVRGFGGPAYSFTTIERARALTKFSKTKVSAFLVEWDDNVTKDFVIRNIERNVRGIKAWDSENFANQTILTVLKSSGIALSFGTLIIFALITGFVIIGLTLYSSAIDRIKDYGTLKAIGATNGYIRRLIMTQAAIIAVIGFIIGYGLVTAFKNGIANAGTIFDYPFWLKATFLGITLFIALGGSLFAIRRITKLEPAQVFRG
- a CDS encoding TolC family protein; the protein is MKNTVRYLFICLCAALQLSAAAQTDSSMQLSLKKAIEIGLNQRFDIKNQELAIQISESNRLKTQSKNLPQVNASIDFRYNAVLATSLLPPGAINNSTEYTPIKFGTPYNTLTSITATQNLFNAGVSGDKLVNDAQKEYDQVSLEKYKTDAKSAITQAYYQVLLNQEQIKLTTENVANAETIVKKGESEYSNGTLLKTDLSRYQLDLSNAKNQLQTATTNYENSLLLLKTQLILPIETPVQLTDNLEGLITNSDQLANNNVTIEQRYEYRIESSMMRLNDIQAKRYNRSYLPSAYLYGNASLQNQNSKVTLFNTDTWYPYVYVGIHADIPIFDGMEKSRNIAGYRLRSIQNKNNLEKLSYEIQTEAINTRNLLNTAYSQYQTSKENYALAQTIMKVDQDRYKEGTLTAAALKNTEYSLQNAQNNYLTSIYNVLIAQVNYKKAMGEL
- a CDS encoding endonuclease MutS2; its protein translation is MIYPSDLESKIGFDQIRELLKTTCKGLAAMNMLEELTPSYDIATIEKELQETDEFKKIIESGMLFPDRDFVDITLLANKIQVQGNYLEIEELLQCKLFLTTLIACQSFFKRTETDIYVRLQERANAVKIDSSLFKAINRVIDDHGVIRDTASDELRMIREEYREEQIKLRKEVDRLLRVFKKEGYTVEDTEATIRSGRLVLPVLAEYKRKVQGIIHDESGTGQTVFMEPISLLPYNNSVRELEIRERKEIVRILMQLTDYIRPFAEVMLEANQLVGWFDFIRAKATFACSVNGVMPGLQKRPLIKWRNARHPLLWLKNKKIKKEVMPLSIQVDEQNRILLLSGPNAGGKSVCMKTLGLLQYMLQCGLLIPVEEGSVSGVFENFFIDIGDSQSLDNDLSTYSSHIKNLTFFLEHADAKTLLLIDEFGSGTDPMYGSAIAEAALEKLNERKSMGIITTHYAGLKALASKTEGLINGSMRFDTDKLIPLYILDIGVPGSSFTLEIAEKSGLAKSLIEQARTKLDQEQVDLSTLLRDIERERTTLQQEILSGRELKVKHEKLSKEFEEKLAELQDKRRRLLLEAKEEAYRIVQKADGKAEELIRSISNAKDKHGAQKHRQEIREVGKALEKELEPEINIADNESIRYDWKTGDIVRIRSNGAVGKIEAVKGKLAELFIGDLKATVHFSELSSASAKELKAKTDERRPKAGGVDLVQKHQIFSMQLDLRGKRTEEAIAFTDRWINDAFILGIEEARILHGKGDGILRKMLREHLKQYKQIVAMNDEHIDSGGAGITVLSMRY
- a CDS encoding sigma-70 family RNA polymerase sigma factor, yielding MESKYHKKPEEIEEEQLWIEKAKQNPQHFAVLYEKYYKTIFLYLFRKVNDMDVAGDLCSDVFSKALSAIQSYEYKGVPYSAWLYRIAANEANMYFRKHNKREMICIDDTSIHLLNEDLQESNEENIYLTFLPLCLERLKPDEVILVQWRFFENKAFKEVGEIMNMTENNAKVKTYRILEKIRKWMLEMKGKSNE
- a CDS encoding energy transducer TonB, which produces MSKYDIHKNKELPSDEEINKYKNFDKVVKKAAMLDYKQATKPIYKNAKVLSAVAVIIAVGLIILFETTEQDEAAEKVIEQKDSIKSNSPVQQTDSVKPAKPTSVITPAGAATRSQSNISATTEQQTNTSQQANTAVENTVITNENALAAFPGGDDALKNFLLKNIKYPYNAVESPYTGKIEVDLLIEKSGKIGNITIYHSPNPAISTEIKRVIGNMPEWKPCVKHGQTVPSTVTVYFPFTYVGE